The genomic segment TACACCATCTCTAAATATAAACTCCTGAGGCAACTTCTGAGAAGATTTGCGTTTGTCAGTTTGGACACTGCTTTTCAAATGGCAGTTGCACTCTCTCAGCTTGATTAACCTGTTCCCTAAGTTTCTACATTCACACAAGTTAGTTTCCTTGTATTCCATATAACCTTCTCGTACTCGCTTCTCATCAAGCAAAGTTGAATCATCAGCAATCAACCACATCCTCAAAGCCGAATGAAGATTTGCAGCTAATGAGGCCAGAAAGTCATAAGCATCCTCGACCATACACTCAACCTTTTTCAGTCCCCACTCATCGGAAAGCATCTTTTTCAAGGTGCGCTGAAGATTCAGCAAGCACTGAGGACAGCACTGATATAAACAAACTACGCTAGAATCAGTTGAAAGATTGGAAGATTTATTTGAACATTCAAGACCTATGCTATTGCCAACAGACTTTTGGTTGCTGTCTCCAATTTGAAGATTATTTGGAGTGGATAATCTGCCATTTGTGTTGGAACTCATACTATAATTAGAAAGCTCAACGCCACATCTGTCCTTGGAATAATTACTACCATCCTCTTGAACATCATCAATATTTAACTCCCTGAGCCCATTAGAATGTCTCTTAGATACACAATCTCCACTACTTTCTAAATGTATGTCAGTATCATCTGGCATGCATGAATTATGATGAAGAACACTATCCACAGAACCGGTAACTTGCCTAGAAGGGGCAGAATGGTTCACAGCCGCCAAGCCGGGAGGCTCGTGTTCTACAGCTCCAATATCTGGAAGATTAGAAACACCATTTGCTTCTGGATTAACACGCCTACAATTATCAGCAGTTAGTTCTGGCCGACATTTTTCCAGTGTCTCCAGTTTGTCAAGGGATTCTTCTAGCTCACAACCTCCCTCCCTCAGAGGTGTATTCTCAGCAGCATCAGCGCTTTCTGGAAGTCCAGCACAACCAATCTTTGGCTTTGCCTCAGCAAATTGAGAGTCTCCCCCTAAACTGAAAGTAAAGCCATTTATATTAGATGTAAGGCTGGCAATAAGAAACCAAAGGAAACTGTACATGAACTACAACCAGAGCAAAACTTACCTCTGCAATGTATAAACCCAGCTACTAACCATGTCATCGAGATAAGCAACTTGGGATAAAAGACGAACAAATTGATACTTATCCCTCCCATTCTGGATTTTATCATTGATATGTTCAACCAGAAGCTCGAGAACTTTGCGAACCTCTAAAGAAACTTCTCTGACAGATGAGTATTTGCCTCTGTATGCCAACAATCCAATAGCTATCAGGCCTCGCACCATACAGTATTTCTCTTTGCCTTTATTATTGTTAGATAAAAGGGTAACATTTCTGAATGAGTTAATAGGACGTATAACACAAGAATTGAATGGCCAACCCTTCCAAGGTCCATTTATGTCAGCACAAGGACCTTCTCCTAACTTGGATGTAAACCAACAAAGTTCAGCAAAATGAGGATATCGCAGAATTTGATAGCCAAATGTGGTAATTGCTAACATCAAGCTTGATTTCCCTTTAACATTTCTACTGTTAACTATTGCAGAAGTAGGAATTGGACATTGTTTATTCACATGCTCAATGGTTGATCTAAGATCTGACTTCTGACATTCTACGGCAACATCGCCCTCAACTTTATCACTAGCTTCATCATTGCATGTGTGCAAGTGGACATGGTTTGTACGATGAATCAGCTGAATGAAGTGCTGAGCTAAATCTTTTGACAACTTTGCAGCTGAGGAATCAATCAGACATTCTTGATCAAAATTTCTATCAAGCTGCTCAGTAAATCTAGAAACTGAATCCTCCAAGGGAATTGGGGTGCTGCAGTTCAACGCCTGACTTTTAAAGAATTGCCTCACTCTAACAGGGAGTGCTTCCAACTGTACATCAGATGTAGCCTGTTTAAGGGAAACAGGAATGCAAAAGAGTCAGTTCTTTAATGATTAAAGTTGTAAAGCACATGTGCAATCTAGGATAGTCTTAAAAGCATTAAAGAGGATCATATGATATGCCACAAGTGGCTTTCTCTTTTCTGCATGCAAACTTGCTGATATAATATGACAAAATATCAAGGTGTACTCCTTCCACATAATATTCAGAAAGATATGAAGGTCCCAAGGAAAGTTTAAGGACACAAGGCACGTTACCAGAAGCATCACAGATGTGGACACACATATAGTTTCCACTTGCTCAACAAAAGAGCTCCACAGATATGAGGCTATTTTCTGAGCATCTCCAGCCTGGTCAGCAGTTTCCTTATCAATATTATAATGCAAATGAGCTTCCTTGCCTAATGATTCAGGGTTTACCGAAGAGCAATCATCCTCTTGACAGACTTGATCACATGTATCCATGGCCCATAAATCAACTCTTGGCATAAATATCATGCACTTCCCTACACTAGCACATCTCACTGCACAGAGATACAAATTTACTACTTCAGCAAGATGAGAAAATTTAAAGCATCAGCTTCTCTCAAGCATAGTTTCCGGGGCCATTCGTGCCCACAGAtaaccactttttttttttttttttttttttttttttttttttataaagggTAAGTACACAAAATAACCATTTAACACCCTCAAAAAGACCAAACAAGAAAAATCGAttgatttaattttatatatatatatatgtgtgtgtgtgtgctcATGCGcgtgtagagagagagagaagaagaagaagaaaaattgaaaagccAAAACACCTGAACCACAATGATTATAAAAACTTTGTGCGGATTTCTTTAGCTCAAAAGTTTTAAGGTGTGGTACATGTTATTAGTTGCAATCACATTCAACCGATGCTAGCTATATTATTACAATACAGAACCGTGTCACAATGTTGACACAGAAAACAGCAGAAAAAGGAGCCAAACTACAAACATCCCTCAGGGTTATGAACAAGTATACGAGTACCTCGAATTTTAAATACCTTTCACGTGATTTTTGATTGCAAGCACATTGGTTAATATAGCTATTTTCAGAATGATCTTAGAGAACCGTTTAATGTGGAGGTACTACCGATATTGCAAACATAGTGGTGACTGGTGACAACAAGTTCAGAAGATAATGTAAAAGGAAAACTTTCACAACATGGAAACCCTTTGAGAACTGATATCACAACTTGGACTCATAAAGTTAAGTCCAGCAGACGTTTGTACTTCAAGTCAGCACTTCGAGACATTAGAGtgagaaaaataaaacagaaaagGAACATACTCAGTATCCGCGTCAACCCCTGAATGACATCTCCTCGACCTTCTTGAGAAATAGTAGCCAAATCCACCTTCTGGACATCAACATTCCCAACAAAAcaatgaagaagagaagaagaaagatgcCTCTGGCCAGATCTTGTATTTCCAGAAATTAGTATTCTAAATCCCGATTTCTTTCCAGGCATATGAAAGATATTCTTCAATAAATTAGGCCGAGCCCCTGCCCACTGCAATTTTGATGATTCAGAATTAGAGAGACCATGAACATGGTCATCATCAACAGCATCCAAACCACCAATATTAGCATCTCCAACAAGAATGTTGGCACGTATAAAGTGATTCTCAATTTGACTTATAACACCTGGTTCTTGAAGCAGGTCATTAACATAGGACTGCCAATTACTGCTTGGTAATTTCTTCTCAACCATTGCAGAAAGAATAACATCTTTTACAAATTCAGCAGCTTTGAAGAGTAGGGGTGGCAACCAGAGGCGTTCGTCCAGATAAAGGGATACAAGCAATCTAATAAGTGGTTTCAGCAGACATGGAACAAGAAATGTGTGTAAAGGCGCCGAAACCACATCGTTTGCAGCCATTCCAGCTTCTCTACGTGAACATGGAGGTGGTGCACATGTAAGAGCCTCTACCCAGTCCCTCTCCTCCACCTTAAAATTGGGAAGAGGGGGGCATGCAACATTGGGCACCTTAACAGCTGCAGAGAGTCGCTTATGCAAGGGAAAGCTCCTTTTTAAAGCAATTATGGCTGCCTGAGTACACAGAGCCTGCAAATCAGCACCAGCAAAGCCCACTGTCTTTCTAGCTATCCACTTGAGTACTGGTCCAGAGGCTGGTTTAGGCCATTTCTTCGTATGCAATGAGAGAATAGATTCTCTGTCCTTAACAGATGGAAGTGGAAAATAAATCTCACGATCAAACCTACCCGGCCGCCTTAATGCTGGATCAACAGCATCAGGACGATTTGTGGCACCTATTACAACAACTGAACCTCTAGATTTTAAACCATCCATTAGAGCAAGCAAAGTGGACACGACTGAACTATGCGTCTGGTCCTGCTGCCTACCACGGCAAGGTGCCAAACCATCTATTTCGTCGAAGAAAATGACAGAAGGTTGAGATTTCTCGGCTACCTGAAATAGAAGTCTCAGCTGACGCTCAGCGTCACCGACATACTTTCCCAAACAATCTGCCCCTTTACGGGCAAAATATGCTATTCGTTTATCACCACGTGCACATGAACCAATTAGTGCCCGTACTACCAAAGTTTTACCTGTCCCAGGATATCCATGCAAAAGAACTCCTCTAGGAGGCGTAAGCCCCAAAGAACTAAAGAGCTCAGGATACAAAAGCGGTAAGATAACAACTTCTTTCATACATTGGATGACATCTTGGAGCCCGGCAACGGAGTCCCAACCCTGAAACTGTATTCCAGCATCAGAGTTTGAGCCCCCAATATATACAGGCGCGATTCTCAACAGATCTCGATGAAGTCTCTTGCTTTCACGTTTCAAAAACTCTTCATCCTCTCCACAGTTCTCCAACCATTTTTCCTCTGCTTCAACATCCTTGCGCAATGCATCGTTTGACAACTTTCGCAGCTCAAACTTCAGTTTTCTGGCTTTCAATTTCTTTATACGCTGCAAATAATTACTTCCATATGGTTGGAAGAGATGTCGGTGATCTGTACAGGCAATGAGAAATTTGCGATGGTCAAAGATGCAGCCATTGGCCCGTGCACAAGGCTGCAAAATTTAACGCATGCTTAGTTAAAAACTAATATTACACGGAGAAAAAGTGAGGTAATCAAGATATATAGTTACAATAAAAAAGCAAtgacataaaaataaataagtaatattTAGGCATCAGGAGATGCAAATGGTGGTcttttttgagcttttgaaGTATGATATGATTCAGGAGATTTGAACTAACCAGGTGATAAGTTTTTGGACATCTATCAACACGGCAACCAATTGTTGCCCCAGGCCTTCCGCAGCGGCTGCATTTTAAAAACCTTCCCCTGCAGAGTGCTGCCCTAACATTTTTCAAGCATCCCAAGCCAGCAAAATAAACCTGAGAGCACAAGTAGAAGTAGTATTGGATACTTGCCATGAAAATACGACTTGGAAAATTGAGCACCCACACAGGAAAAGAATTCAGATAGTATGAATGCCATATACCAATAGAAACTGAAACCAAACAGTTCAATCTGTTGCTTACTTTCTAGTTTCTACTAGTATTTCCATCACAATGCATCCCGGAGATGATAATAGCAAGGCCTAATAACTTATAAACACACCACATGAGTTATATAAATGGAGAAAAGTCGATCAATCAACTCCGCCTTAGTCAAAAGTTAGCTGGGGTCGCCTATGTGAATTTTCAATATCCATTCCTATCTTTTCGACgcaaatagaaaaaagaaattatgaaaagaaaatcaacAGAGAGAAGAACCAAACCACAAAAAGTCAATAGAAACTATGGTAAAATCGTCTCAAGTATGTCATGGAACTGAGAATTTAATCCCCATCCATGCTGAGAGCAACACGCTGACCATTATTATAGTTCAAATAACCTTCTTCTTCCTTTAGAAGACATGCTGCATCTATTACACTTGTTTCAAATCATCTTTTCAAATTCACTAATAATTAAACCAATAATGACATGTTTATTCCTATTTTCTGAAACAAAAATTGATAAtgtttgatctttgttttccccTCAAATATCACTATGTAAAAGACCAAGTTTCTAGTATCCCAGTTGGGTGAGACGGTTGGAATTTCAACAAGTACTAAATTTGAAGACATAGATTAAGGGAGATACAGTTGAATAGGGAAATGAATCATACCTCTGGACTCCATACAGCACATTGCTGATGAACCCAAATCCCAGCTATACCATAACGATCATTTACGGGCCCCAAGAGGCGCCCAAGCCAGCCAGGTTCATCACCAAATCCATCCCACATGTCATAGTTAGGTTCGTCAGAACTTGAGGACCCACTGTGTGCTTCATCGTCACTGGCAGCCCCATAAACTAGCTTTTTTGGAGGTTTACCATCGGTACCTCCTCCACACAAACCACAATGTCTTCCTTCTCTTATTCGCCGCTTTCTCAGAGTACTATAAGAAGCACATTCTTTCTTAACCACCTTCTCCGTTTCCAGAGCTTTATCACCAAAAACACCATCTTCCTGGGCATCACCAACTCTGTCAAATCCATCTTTAGCTTGCTTCCCTGTGCCTCCATCCTTTTCACCATTAGCAAGTAAACCACCTTCCACAGCATCCGTTTGGTCATTCACTCCAACGCTCACTTCATTTTTACTTTGCAAGTCCTGTTCCAGTGTGTTCACCCCGTCAGCTGTGTGGCATTCTTCTGGCACTGCACAAGTCTCTAACTGAACCTCGTCTTTGTCAACTAACGGCAATGGCACATTGACATCCTCAACTCCCTCCTCAAACCCAGTCTTCGAAATGCCATCATCTGTTTCATCCCTCACTTGTTGCAGCTCCTCCTGGTTTATCATTTTACCATCCTCCACACCACCACCTGTATCAGTTTCTTGCCGCTCGGTAACCACCACATTTGAAGCTTTTACTCTTCCAGGTCTCTTCGACTTAACTATAGTTGATTTTTCACATTCACGATCTTCTTGTTTATCTAACTCCGGTTCTTCTTCCTTCGGCCTGTCAACATCCTGAAAAAGCTTCCTTTTACCCACTGGAAACGACGACGATTTCACACTATTATTCCTTACTCTATTACTCGTTCTCTTACTCCTAGTTCTCAACCTCGATCCCCAACCACTAGTCCCTTCTTCTTCCAAACCCTTGGAAGTCGAACAACGCGATTCCACCTTCACCACCTCTCCTCTCTCAACCTTCCTATCAATTTTCTGTCGTTTTTTCGGTGGTAGAGGCGATGCATCAAGCACAACAACAGCTTTTCGAACCCTAGAACTCCTTCGAACCTCAAcctcactctcctcaccattcaACTCACTCGTTTCGACGTTTTCAACACCATTATTATGGTTTTGATTATATGTTTCTTCACAAACTTCATCTAATCTTTTGTGTTTCTTCCTAGCCCTAGAATTTACCAATTTATTATCCTTCCTTCTCCTCGAAACCAACGATTTGCGCGATAATCGCATAATATATACGTTAATTTAACAGTCCCTAACACCTATATATAATTatcaacaaatcaaatcaaatcctTATGTAATTTACACCAAATAAACACCAATGAGGTACATGAGGATCGTATTTCCTTGTTTTTTGTTCAATTAAACCTCTCAAAAAAACCGTAAATTAGCAATAATAATGTAACTGACCTTCGATTGATTGATCAAAAAAGCACAGAGCCaacggaagaaaaaaaaaatttgaaaatcaaatcatCGATTTTTCTTCTCGACTTTTGTGAGTTTCAATTAGGGTTTTGTTTGGttcaaactcttttttttttctctgtttgTAAATTTTGCTGCAATTTATCGGAGTTTTGATGTTGTAAGGCAAACAAGGAAGACTGAGGCGGAGGTATATAGAAGAAAGGGTTCTCACTTGAAAGCATAGTGATAAATATCCACGCGCCTTAACACGTACGTCTAGTAGGCATGATTTATATTCCCTCATGTTTAAAATAAGTGATCacttaactttttttattttggtttaaaataaatattcgcTTAcctgatcaagaaaaaattaattattttcttctaaatttagtcatatttagataagtgagtttttatataatcaagaaactatattcattaatccttccgtcccaatttgtatgacatttttttctttttagtcagtccaaaAAAAGGTGACATCTTTATGTATTTAGTAATAATTCAACTTTAAATCTAGCTTTTTACCCTTAATCAAATAATTTCTAGCCACATTAATTTTTATAGTTTATTTTAGACTATAAGTTTcaaaagccttatttcttaaatttcttcTAGTCAAATACCTTCATATAAAATGGAACAGAATGAGTATGTAGTATTTAATTAAGGGTAGTATAGTTAAAATATTCATTTCTGCTTAgaagttaatattttcttaagaggCTTATTTTAAACCGGACGGAGTAAACACATATAGTGTGGGCATTTTGGGGCTGATTAGTGGAGGTGGAAGCACGCTCTTGGTTAGATGCGTGTGGGTTTTTATAGAACGAAGTGATTTGCAAAAATTTTATTGGTATTTCGCACCAAACGTTACCGCCAAATAGATTTTCTTTTCGTATAAAAGGTGTTGagtctcaattttttttttttttccacaattaCAGAAAGGAATTTAGTGGGTGTTGTACGTTAGGGGAATAAACTTGTGGAGAGAGCCTAAACTTAGATAAATGGGAAAAGGTCCGATTGGCCTTGAAGTTTGTGAAATTATTCAATTTTGGCCTCGTAATTAGTTAAGGTTAAATGTATTGATGTCATTACAATATTTGTCCGCCATATACTCTTTCATTTACTACGGAATTTTTCCAATACACGAGACTTTTTTACAAGGAAAAAAGATTACCTTTGTCCTTGAACTATGTGAAAATGACTAGATTTTCTCATGAACTTTGCGAATTGTGCATATTTCATTTTTACCGGTCGTTGACATTAGAGGTGTCAAAAATGGTGTGTGATCCAAAATTCAACCCACCTCTAAAGGACTAAAGAATTAAATGATAGCGGCCATTCTTTTAATCAATTGAAGAGGCTGTAAGATAGCTAAATTGCCCGTTTAATGAATAGGACGGGaattctttaagtttttttttcgtCTTCAGAAATAACATTTTTTAAGTGATTTTTGGTACAAtttgaacatgaaacttttacaatatgaaataaaagaaacttttgCAATATGAAATAGAATTCTACCACCCATTCCCCGCGCAACCAtattatagaagaaaaaattcaagagaacaaatataaattattatttttaatcactaattcagatcacgttcaaaagaaattaaacataatataaattttaagaCTAAAAAGTATTACTCCAGTTTCTAATTACTACTTAGTAGTAAGTACattattttttctcattactatttgtctttttatttaatttacttattttttttttttttaaaaaaattaacttactactccctctgtttcaattaatgtgaacctatttcctctTTAGTccgtgtcaaaatgaatgacctttttcctaatttggaaacaaattcactttatgaaatgatttacagccacacaaatattcaagacttattttgaaccacaagctTAAAAAAGTCTTCACTATTTCTTAACCTGCCGTGCCTGGCCAAATGAGTNNNNNNNNNNNNNNNNNNNNNNNNNNNNNNNNNNNNNNNNNNNNNNNNNNNNNNNNNNNNNNNNNNNNNNNNNNNNNNNNNNNNNNNNNNNNNNNNNNNNCTTTGGGGGTTAAAATTAGGCTGAAATGCACATAAATGCACATGCTGTCCTCATCATGCCTAAATGTTATTCacca from the Lycium ferocissimum isolate CSIRO_LF1 chromosome 11, AGI_CSIRO_Lferr_CH_V1, whole genome shotgun sequence genome contains:
- the LOC132037042 gene encoding uncharacterized protein LOC132037042 yields the protein MRLSRKSLVSRRRKDNKLVNSRARKKHKRLDEVCEETYNQNHNNGVENVETSELNGEESEVEVRRSSRVRKAVVVLDASPLPPKKRQKIDRKVERGEVVKVESRCSTSKGLEEEGTSGWGSRLRTRSKRTSNRVRNNSVKSSSFPVGKRKLFQDVDRPKEEEPELDKQEDRECEKSTIVKSKRPGRVKASNVVVTERQETDTGGGVEDGKMINQEELQQVRDETDDGISKTGFEEGVEDVNVPLPLVDKDEVQLETCAVPEECHTADGVNTLEQDLQSKNEVSVGVNDQTDAVEGGLLANGEKDGGTGKQAKDGFDRVGDAQEDGVFGDKALETEKVVKKECASYSTLRKRRIREGRHCGLCGGGTDGKPPKKLVYGAASDDEAHSGSSSSDEPNYDMWDGFGDEPGWLGRLLGPVNDRYGIAGIWVHQQCAVWSPEVYFAGLGCLKNVRAALCRGRFLKCSRCGRPGATIGCRVDRCPKTYHLPCARANGCIFDHRKFLIACTDHRHLFQPYGSNYLQRIKKLKARKLKFELRKLSNDALRKDVEAEEKWLENCGEDEEFLKRESKRLHRDLLRIAPVYIGGSNSDAGIQFQGWDSVAGLQDVIQCMKEVVILPLLYPELFSSLGLTPPRGVLLHGYPGTGKTLVVRALIGSCARGDKRIAYFARKGADCLGKYVGDAERQLRLLFQVAEKSQPSVIFFDEIDGLAPCRGRQQDQTHSSVVSTLLALMDGLKSRGSVVVIGATNRPDAVDPALRRPGRFDREIYFPLPSVKDRESILSLHTKKWPKPASGPVLKWIARKTVGFAGADLQALCTQAAIIALKRSFPLHKRLSAAVKVPNVACPPLPNFKVEERDWVEALTCAPPPCSRREAGMAANDVVSAPLHTFLVPCLLKPLIRLLVSLYLDERLWLPPLLFKAAEFVKDVILSAMVEKKLPSSNWQSYVNDLLQEPGVISQIENHFIRANILVGDANIGGLDAVDDDHVHGLSNSESSKLQWAGARPNLLKNIFHMPGKKSGFRILISGNTRSGQRHLSSSLLHCFVGNVDVQKVDLATISQEGRGDVIQGLTRILMRCASVGKCMIFMPRVDLWAMDTCDQVCQEDDCSSVNPESLGKEAHLHYNIDKETADQAGDAQKIASYLWSSFVEQVETICVSTSVMLLATSDVQLEALPVRVRQFFKSQALNCSTPIPLEDSVSRFTEQLDRNFDQECLIDSSAAKLSKDLAQHFIQLIHRTNHVHLHTCNDEASDKVEGDVAVECQKSDLRSTIEHVNKQCPIPTSAIVNSRNVKGKSSLMLAITTFGYQILRYPHFAELCWFTSKLGEGPCADINGPWKGWPFNSCVIRPINSFRNVTLLSNNNKGKEKYCMVRGLIAIGLLAYRGKYSSVREVSLEVRKVLELLVEHINDKIQNGRDKYQFVRLLSQVAYLDDMVSSWVYTLQSLGGDSQFAEAKPKIGCAGLPESADAAENTPLREGGCELEESLDKLETLEKCRPELTADNCRRVNPEANGVSNLPDIGAVEHEPPGLAAVNHSAPSRQVTGSVDSVLHHNSCMPDDTDIHLESSGDCVSKRHSNGLRELNIDDVQEDGSNYSKDRCGVELSNYSMSSNTNGRLSTPNNLQIGDSNQKSVGNSIGLECSNKSSNLSTDSSVVCLYQCCPQCLLNLQRTLKKMLSDEWGLKKVECMVEDAYDFLASLAANLHSALRMWLIADDSTLLDEKRVREGYMEYKETNLCECRNLGNRLIKLRECNCHLKSSVQTDKRKSSQKLPQEFIFRDGVLTNLDKKDVSTHCKFETLCLCSLVEWIVTRREPFD